Proteins co-encoded in one Metabacillus sp. KUDC1714 genomic window:
- a CDS encoding DUF6254 family protein, producing MTQSKSQQERQWAVRKQSQNPHGKVKSFDELAGEAGKKENK from the coding sequence ATGACACAATCAAAATCTCAACAGGAACGTCAATGGGCTGTCCGTAAACAATCTCAAAATCCTCATGGTAAAGTAAAATCGTTTGACGAACTTGCTGGTGAAGCGGGAAAAAAGGAAAATAAATAG
- a CDS encoding metallophosphoesterase family protein: MERIAIISDIHGNIPALDAVLKDIHSRQIQRIFCLGDLVGKGPDSSAAIDRIREVCEVVVKGNWDDFITKETEFETLKWHQNKLRNEQCIYLETLPFSFDFYMSGRSIRLFHASPFSLYTRIQPWDSVEKRLSMFENSVHTGVKNKQPDIVGYGDVHNAFIQHIQGKTLFNTGSVGNPLDVTQASYVILEGQYGFSEKSSSFSIQFVRVPYDIEFAIQLARLAKMPDLEPYIIELTTARYRGIKK; encoded by the coding sequence TTGGAACGTATTGCGATAATATCTGATATACATGGCAACATCCCTGCTCTTGATGCAGTTTTAAAGGATATTCATTCCAGGCAAATCCAACGCATTTTTTGTTTAGGTGATTTAGTAGGAAAAGGGCCCGATTCAAGCGCCGCTATTGATAGGATACGAGAGGTTTGTGAGGTTGTTGTTAAAGGAAATTGGGACGACTTTATTACAAAGGAAACAGAATTTGAAACATTAAAATGGCACCAAAACAAACTTAGAAATGAACAATGTATTTATTTAGAAACTCTTCCATTTTCGTTTGATTTTTATATGAGTGGTAGGTCCATTCGATTATTCCATGCATCACCATTTAGCTTATATACACGTATTCAACCTTGGGACTCTGTTGAAAAAAGGTTAAGTATGTTTGAGAATTCAGTTCATACAGGTGTGAAAAATAAACAGCCAGATATAGTTGGTTATGGTGATGTTCACAACGCCTTTATTCAGCATATTCAAGGTAAAACGTTATTTAATACTGGTAGTGTGGGTAATCCTCTTGATGTAACACAAGCTTCTTATGTTATTTTAGAGGGACAATATGGTTTTTCTGAGAAAAGTTCTAGCTTCTCAATTCAATTTGTACGAGTGCCATATGATATAGAATTTGCAATCCAATTAGCTAGGCTTGCAAAAATGCCAGATCTTGAGCCGTATATTATTGAGCTAACTACTGCTCGTTATCGTGGAATTAAAAAATAG
- a CDS encoding DUF2254 domain-containing protein, whose amino-acid sequence MSIRQLIIRVRTSFWYLPTVYGVLAFIIAIISMLFDRFLARQSFYSSIPNVFLSDMDLAQTILSSLSTSLLTMTTITFSSILVVLTTYLSQFSPRALQNFITDHHTQRVLGIFIGGFIYTIILLLLVRENDTSTLFIVPTFAIFVSIICLGMFVFFIHHVTTWIKVSNLIFHITMKTMNSIHNHYVGENEFQAESPWKNWEYEELTTVKPYLLISKKSGYIEYIEIEKIISQATQDNCILKIEQDLGNYVDQTTPLFSIWNLDDLSKSHRYLSLITISNDQEPVQDIKFGLQKLVEIALRAVSPAINDPYTAINSMNHLTKILSLLGQKHLEIPFHYDQHQQLRVIFEKPSFSDYLYECFYQIRHYAKEDVSVMAALLKGLSFIAQGNSPFIKGVIWEFSLYIVEGLREVNWLSKDREFLNIQLKILANVCDKQKREKELMLR is encoded by the coding sequence ATGTCAATTAGACAACTCATCATTCGTGTTAGGACTAGCTTTTGGTATTTGCCAACTGTTTATGGGGTCTTAGCATTTATTATTGCTATCATAAGCATGCTATTCGATCGTTTTTTAGCACGTCAATCATTTTATTCAAGTATTCCAAACGTATTCTTATCAGATATGGATCTTGCTCAAACGATCTTAAGTTCATTATCTACTTCATTACTAACAATGACAACGATCACCTTCTCATCAATTCTTGTTGTTTTAACAACGTATTTATCCCAATTTTCTCCGAGAGCTCTTCAGAACTTTATAACCGATCATCATACACAGCGAGTATTAGGGATTTTCATTGGCGGGTTTATTTATACGATTATTTTATTGTTACTAGTAAGAGAAAATGATACAAGTACATTATTCATCGTACCTACTTTTGCGATTTTTGTGTCCATTATTTGTTTAGGTATGTTTGTATTCTTTATTCATCATGTTACTACCTGGATTAAGGTAAGTAATTTAATCTTTCATATTACAATGAAAACGATGAACTCTATACATAATCATTATGTAGGCGAAAATGAATTTCAAGCTGAATCACCATGGAAGAATTGGGAATATGAAGAATTAACAACTGTTAAACCTTATTTACTAATTAGTAAAAAGTCTGGCTATATTGAATACATTGAAATAGAGAAAATAATTTCTCAAGCCACACAAGATAATTGTATTCTTAAAATCGAACAGGACTTAGGAAATTACGTTGATCAAACTACTCCGCTTTTTTCGATTTGGAACCTTGATGATCTTAGTAAAAGTCATCGATATTTATCACTTATTACCATTTCTAATGACCAAGAGCCTGTACAGGACATTAAATTCGGTCTACAAAAATTGGTTGAAATTGCCCTCAGAGCAGTTTCACCAGCGATTAATGATCCTTATACTGCAATCAATAGTATGAACCATTTAACTAAAATTTTGTCATTATTAGGACAGAAACATTTAGAAATACCTTTCCATTATGATCAACACCAACAGCTACGTGTTATTTTTGAAAAACCTTCGTTCTCTGATTATTTATATGAGTGCTTTTATCAAATTCGTCATTATGCAAAAGAGGATGTTTCAGTAATGGCTGCGCTATTAAAGGGATTATCCTTTATCGCTCAAGGGAACTCACCATTCATTAAAGGTGTGATATGGGAGTTTTCTCTTTATATCGTCGAAGGTTTAAGAGAAGTTAACTGGTTGTCAAAAGATAGGGAATTTTTAAATATCCAATTAAAAATCCTTGCTAATGTGTGTGATAAACAAAAACGTGAGAAGGAGTTGATGTTAAGGTAA
- the queD gene encoding 6-carboxytetrahydropterin synthase QueD has product MIQQIYPQVQHNYQFELNKDMHIAAAHYIPHEDAGKCQKVHGHTYFVNVTIAGDDLDDSGFLVNFSGIKKLIHDRFDHTILNDHTELFSDKDPNFFPTTEGMARAVWEVIQRELDTKVNKPKCVQVFVRETPTSYVVFRPKQKEEQQ; this is encoded by the coding sequence ATGATTCAACAAATATACCCTCAAGTACAACACAATTATCAATTTGAGCTAAATAAGGATATGCATATTGCAGCAGCACATTATATCCCACATGAAGATGCTGGAAAATGCCAAAAAGTTCATGGTCATACGTATTTTGTGAATGTAACCATTGCAGGTGATGACCTTGATGATTCTGGCTTTTTAGTGAATTTCTCAGGTATCAAAAAACTAATTCATGATCGTTTTGACCACACTATTTTAAATGATCATACAGAGTTATTTTCTGATAAGGACCCGAATTTTTTTCCAACAACTGAAGGGATGGCGCGAGCGGTTTGGGAAGTGATTCAAAGGGAGCTTGATACAAAAGTAAATAAACCGAAATGTGTCCAAGTATTTGTAAGGGAAACACCAACAAGCTATGTCGTGTTCCGTCCGAAACAAAAGGAGGAACAGCAGTGA
- the queC gene encoding 7-cyano-7-deazaguanine synthase QueC: MKNEKAVVVFSGGQDSTTCLFWALKQFKEVVAVTFNYNQRHSLEIDVAKSITEELGIKHHILDMSLLNQLAPNALTREDIEIEHKDGELPSTFVPGRNLLFLSFATILANQIGAKHIVTGVCETDFSGYPDCRDAFVKSCNVTLNLALDKPFVIHTPLMWINKAETWKHADDLGVLDFIRKKTLTCYNGIIAEGCGECPACRLRKNGLDEFLLKKGVVEK, from the coding sequence ATGAAAAATGAAAAGGCAGTTGTTGTATTCAGTGGTGGTCAAGATAGTACAACATGTCTATTTTGGGCATTAAAGCAATTTAAAGAAGTTGTCGCGGTAACATTCAATTATAATCAACGCCATAGCTTAGAAATCGATGTGGCGAAATCAATAACAGAAGAACTTGGAATAAAGCATCATATTTTAGATATGTCTTTGTTAAATCAACTCGCACCAAATGCTTTAACAAGAGAAGACATTGAAATCGAACATAAGGATGGCGAGCTGCCGTCAACTTTTGTTCCAGGTAGAAATCTACTATTTTTATCATTTGCTACCATTTTAGCTAATCAAATTGGAGCCAAACACATCGTTACTGGTGTGTGTGAAACTGACTTTAGTGGATATCCTGACTGTCGAGATGCATTTGTTAAATCCTGTAATGTAACGCTGAATTTAGCTTTAGATAAACCATTTGTCATTCATACACCATTAATGTGGATTAATAAAGCAGAAACATGGAAGCATGCAGATGATCTTGGTGTACTTGACTTTATCCGTAAGAAGACATTAACCTGCTATAACGGCATTATTGCTGAAGGCTGTGGAGAATGCCCTGCATGTAGATTAAGAAAAAATGGTCTTGATGAATTTTTACTTAAAAAAGGTGTGGTTGAAAAATGA
- a CDS encoding hemolysin family protein, with product MDIVNLLLVAILIALTGFFVASEFAIIKIRSSRIDQLIAEGNKQASAARQVIDNLDEYLSACQLGITITALGLGWLGEPTIEHLLTPLFERFELPDSVATVLSFVIAFSTITFLHVVVGELAPKTVAIQKAEAISIWFARPLMAFYRIMYPFIWALNGSARFVTGIFGFKPVSEHELAHSEEELRIILSESYKSGEINQSEFKYVNKIFEFDNRIAKEIMVPRTEIISLSIDAPIKEQLEIIKDEKYTRYPIVDGDKDHIIGIVNIKEIFTDLIHLKEQHSFSIDTYIRPIIQVPESIPIQELLLKMQKERIHMSILIDEYGGTAGLVTVEDILEEIVGEIRDEFDADEVPLIQKVNDSKYIIDGKVLVSEINDLFGIEIDDSDVDTIGGWVLTEQYDIKTGGFVEFGSHTFKVTEMENHHIRYLEITKKQQEVLSNPALLEKKIATS from the coding sequence TTGGACATAGTAAATTTGTTGCTTGTTGCAATTTTGATCGCTCTTACGGGTTTTTTCGTTGCTTCTGAATTTGCGATAATTAAAATTAGGAGCTCTCGTATTGACCAATTAATTGCAGAAGGAAACAAACAGGCAAGTGCGGCAAGACAAGTCATTGATAATCTTGATGAATATTTGTCAGCTTGTCAGTTAGGAATAACCATTACAGCATTAGGATTAGGGTGGCTTGGAGAACCGACGATTGAACATTTGTTAACACCATTATTTGAACGTTTTGAGCTGCCAGATTCTGTGGCTACTGTTTTATCATTTGTCATCGCGTTTTCTACCATTACCTTTTTACATGTTGTAGTTGGTGAGTTAGCACCAAAAACGGTTGCTATTCAAAAGGCTGAAGCAATTAGCATATGGTTCGCTCGACCATTAATGGCCTTCTATCGTATAATGTACCCGTTTATTTGGGCTTTAAACGGATCTGCCCGATTTGTTACAGGAATATTTGGTTTTAAGCCTGTTTCAGAACACGAACTTGCTCATAGTGAGGAAGAGCTTAGGATCATTTTATCTGAAAGCTATAAAAGCGGAGAAATTAATCAGTCTGAATTTAAGTATGTAAATAAAATCTTTGAATTTGATAATCGAATTGCAAAAGAAATTATGGTGCCTCGTACAGAAATTATTTCCTTATCAATCGATGCACCAATCAAGGAACAGTTAGAGATAATTAAAGATGAAAAATATACTCGTTATCCTATTGTAGATGGCGACAAAGACCATATTATTGGAATTGTAAATATTAAAGAAATTTTTACAGATCTTATTCATCTAAAAGAACAGCATTCTTTTTCCATTGATACGTATATTCGCCCGATTATTCAAGTGCCTGAGTCAATTCCGATTCAGGAATTATTATTGAAAATGCAAAAAGAGAGAATTCATATGTCAATTTTAATTGACGAATATGGTGGTACCGCTGGTCTTGTTACCGTAGAAGATATTTTAGAAGAAATCGTTGGTGAAATTCGTGATGAATTTGATGCGGATGAGGTACCGCTTATCCAAAAGGTCAACGATTCGAAATATATTATTGACGGTAAAGTACTTGTTAGCGAAATAAACGACTTATTTGGTATAGAGATTGATGACTCTGACGTTGATACAATTGGTGGTTGGGTTTTAACAGAACAATATGATATTAAAACGGGTGGATTTGTGGAATTTGGCTCACATACCTTTAAGGTAACTGAAATGGAAAACCATCATATCCGATATCTCGAAATCACTAAAAAACAACAAGAAGTACTATCAAATCCAGCTTTACTTGAAAAAAAAATAGCCACTTCATAA
- a CDS encoding HAD-IA family hydrolase — translation MNILWDFDGTLFDTYKAFTNVLHEVLKGSVPPDEIFLELKKSFTHATAFFQLSEDQIAEFKLKERAISPEKKRPFPFVEDVLKQSNLNVIMTHKPREEVQTILDYFGWNHYFQEIVAGDDGFPRKPDPTAYRYLHDKYKLDLAVGDRVLDIVPAKEIGLHTCLFQNEAEGADFYLDTYEDFYITIKI, via the coding sequence TTGAACATCTTATGGGACTTCGATGGAACATTATTTGATACTTACAAAGCATTTACAAATGTTTTGCACGAAGTATTAAAGGGGAGTGTTCCACCTGATGAAATTTTTTTAGAACTTAAGAAATCTTTTACACATGCAACAGCTTTCTTTCAACTATCAGAAGATCAAATAGCTGAATTTAAACTGAAGGAACGAGCAATATCGCCAGAAAAAAAACGACCATTTCCATTTGTTGAAGACGTTTTAAAACAATCAAATCTAAATGTCATTATGACACATAAACCGAGAGAAGAAGTTCAAACAATTCTTGATTATTTTGGTTGGAATCATTACTTTCAAGAAATTGTAGCTGGAGACGATGGGTTTCCAAGAAAACCTGATCCTACTGCATATCGTTACTTACATGATAAGTATAAATTAGATTTAGCTGTAGGAGATCGTGTCCTCGATATAGTCCCAGCAAAAGAAATTGGCCTGCATACATGTTTGTTTCAGAATGAAGCAGAAGGGGCTGACTTCTATTTAGATACATATGAAGATTTTTATATAACAATAAAAATTTAA
- the queE gene encoding 7-carboxy-7-deazaguanine synthase QueE, with protein MKKIPVLEIFGPTIQGEGMVIGQKTMFVRTAGCDYSCSWCDSAFTWDGSAKNDIRQMTAEEIWSELTELGGNRFSHVTISGGNPALLANLDDFVHLLKEKGKKIAIETQGSKYQEWLKSIDDLTISPKPPSSGMKTDFTKLDEIINTLTNSNKHNSLSLKVVVFHTEDLSFAKCVHLRYPEIPFYLQVGNENVHTAETDRLVQTLLEKYKWLIDQVIEDSQLNNVRVLPQLHTLVWGNKRGV; from the coding sequence GTGAAGAAGATTCCTGTATTAGAAATATTCGGTCCGACCATCCAAGGTGAAGGGATGGTGATTGGACAAAAGACAATGTTTGTTCGAACTGCCGGATGTGATTATTCATGCAGCTGGTGTGATTCTGCTTTTACATGGGATGGCTCAGCAAAGAATGATATTAGACAGATGACAGCTGAAGAAATTTGGTCAGAGCTGACTGAATTAGGTGGTAATCGTTTTTCACATGTGACGATCTCTGGTGGGAATCCTGCTCTATTAGCAAATTTGGATGATTTTGTTCATCTGCTGAAGGAGAAAGGGAAAAAAATCGCGATTGAAACACAGGGCAGTAAATATCAAGAATGGCTGAAAAGTATCGATGATCTAACAATTTCTCCAAAACCACCTAGTTCTGGAATGAAAACTGATTTTACGAAGCTTGATGAAATAATCAATACACTAACTAATTCAAATAAGCATAATTCGTTAAGCCTAAAGGTTGTTGTATTTCATACAGAAGACTTGAGTTTTGCAAAATGTGTTCATCTCCGTTATCCTGAGATTCCATTTTATCTTCAAGTAGGTAATGAAAATGTTCACACAGCAGAAACGGATCGTCTTGTTCAAACTTTATTAGAAAAATATAAATGGTTAATTGATCAAGTAATTGAAGATTCACAACTTAATAATGTCCGTGTATTACCTCAACTTCATACATTAGTCTGGGGAAATAAGCGCGGAGTTTAA